AGTGCGCCGTCGTCGAGGATGTCGACCTCGATCCCCTTGAGCAGCCGGAAGCCACCATCAGCGAGATGGTCGTTGACGGCCTCCACGACGCCCAGCTGTCGGGTGAGCCGCTCCGCCGACAGTCCCCGGGCGACCTTGAGCCGCGGTGAGTGGTCGGTGAGCACGAGGTACTCGTGGCCCAGCTCCATGGCCGTCATCGCCATCTCCTCGATGGGCGATCCGCCGTCGGACCAGTCGGAGTGGGAGTGCAGGTCGCCCCGCAGGCGCGCCCGCAGCGCGGTGCCGACCCCGTCGGCGGTGAGCGGCGCGCCGTACTGCTCCTCGACCTCGGCCAGCTTCTCCGGCATCCGGCCCGCCACCGCCGCGGCGATCACCCGGGCGGTGCTGGCGCCGACGCCGGGCAGCTCGGTCAGCGTGCCGGCGGCGGCCCGGGCGGCGACCTCGTCGGGCGGCAGCGGCAGCACCGCCGACGCCGCGCCGCGGTAGGCCTTGACCTTGTAGCTGTCGGCACGGCCGCGCTCCAGCAGGAACGCGATCCGGCGCAGCGCCGCGACCGGCGTGCCGTCGTACCCGTGCTCGGTCACGTCCTCACCGTCCTCTGGAATTGTCTGTCCACAGCCCGTGGATGACCTTGGGGAGACCATCCTCGCTGGTCACCCGTCGGTACGGCGTCCGCGGGGTGGGGCTGCGCCACGACTCCTCCACAGGCGAGTCCCGGTTCTCCCCCGGCCATCCACGGGTCCTGCTCGTCTTCCACAGCTTTCTCCACAGCTCTGTCCACAGCCGGCGGCGCGCTCGGATTGACCACGCCCGCCGGGGTGCCTAGCGTCGTCCCCGACGAGGCCCCTGGGGCCGCAGCTCCTCGCTCGCAAGGGGAAGGCAAGCGAGGCGCCGCGGCACCGGGGGTCTCTTCTCGTCCGGTGGCCCTCCCGCGGTCCCGGCGTGGGGCTCAGCGGCCGGTGAACACCGGCGGGCGCTTCTCCTGGGCCGCCCGGATCCCCTCGAGCAGATCCGCGGTCGCGAGCGTGACCGGCTGGGCCAGGCCCTCCCACTCCAGTGCGCTCTCGATGCTCGCGTGCCCGTGCTGCAGCGCGCGCTTGGTGAGGCGCGTGGCGATCGGCGCCGCCGCCGCGACGTCGGCGGCCGCCTCCAGCACGCCCGCACGGAAGTCGGCGGGCTCCCAGACGCGGGAGACCAGGCCGAGCCCGAGCGCCTCGTCGGCGTCGACCAGGCGACCGGTCAGGAACAGGTCGCGGGCCGCGGCGGCCCCGACCACCCCGGGGAGGAGGTGGGTGCCGGCCATGCCCGGGTGGATCCCCAGCCGGGTGAACGGCACGCCCATCCGGGCCCCGCGGGCGGCGTAGCGGAGGTCGCAGGCCAGCGCCATGCAGAGCCCCGCACCGATCGCCGCACCGTTGATCGCGGCGATCGTGGGCACCTCCAGGCGCCGGATCGACAGCCAGGCGCGGTAGAACGGCAGCATCCGGGCACGCAGGTCGTCCACGCTCGCGTCCGGCTCGGAGGCCAGCCAGGACAGGTTGCCGCCGGAGCAGAACGCGCTGCCCTCGCCGGTCACCACCACCACCCGCACGGAGGCGTCACCGGCGAGGTGGTCGACCGCCCGGACCCACGACTCGGTCATCTCGTCGCTCATCGCGTTGCGCAGGTCCGGCTGGTCCAGGACCAGCAGCGCGACCCCCGCGGAGGGCCGCTCGAGGCGCAGATGCGTCAGGGACGGCGGTTCAGGGGCGTTCACAGCGGTTTCAGACATGCGGGGCACGCTACTGCGACTCCGTGGCCGTGTGCCGTAGGGTCGGGGAGGTTCGGAGTGCTCCTCCGGACCCCGGCGGGCTTCCCCCCATGTCCCCGTCGCGACGACCGAACGAACAAGATGAGCAAGGAGGCCGTCATGGCGGAGACCTGGAGCGGCGAGTTCTACTGCGTCAAGTGCAAGGAGAAGCGCGAGGCCGAGGGCGAGGTCAAGGTCAACGAGAAGGGCACCCGGATGGCCAAGGCCGTCTGCCCGGTCTGCGGCACGAACCTCAACCGCATTCTCGGCAAGGCCTGAGCACCCCCACGCTCAGCCGGCATTGAGCCGACTGTCACGGGCGGCCCCGCTGCGGCGGAGCCGCCCGTGGCGCGTTTTCGCCGGCCCGGGAGGACGCGCGTATCGAGCTCCCCCTGTGGAGAACGGCGGCATGATGCGCGGCGTCCGTGCGACGCTGCCGCCATGGCGTCCCGGACCCGGCTCCCCCTGCTGCGGCCCGGCACGCCCGTCCTGGCCCGGTCCCCGGGCGTGCTCCAGGTCGGGTTGTCGGGGCCGAGCCTGCGGCTGCCCGACCTCCCCGAGATCCGGCGCCTGCTGACCGACCTCGGCGGCCCCGGCGATCGTGCCCCGGGCGGCCGGGGCACTCCCGGTCCGGCCGATCTCTCCCCGGCCGCGGCCGACGCACTGGACCGGTTGCACGGCGCCGGGCTCGTCGTCCCCGCCGCGGACCCGCCGCACGACCCCGAGCTGACCACGCTGCTCGCGCAGGCCGGTGCCGACGGCGTGCGCCGGCATGCGGCCCGCGCCGTCCCCGGCCTGGCCGTCGAGATACCCGACCGGCTGCGGACCACCCTCGATCCCCTCCTCGCCGCCGCGGGCCTGCGCCCGGCCGCCCGGTCCGACGAGGTCCGAGTCCGCCTCGTCGTCACCGACGGGCCGGTGGTCCGCGACCGCCTCGACCCGCTGGTCCGCTCCTCGCTGCCCCACCTGCTCGTCACCGGCGACGCGACCGCCGTCCGGGTCGGGCCGTTCGTGCAGCCGGGCCGGACCGCCTGCCTGCGCTGCGTCGATGCCCACGAGTCGCTGCACGACCAGCGGCTCCCGCTGTTGATGGCCCAGGCGGCCGCGCAGTGTGCCGAGCGACCACCGCCGCGCGATCCCGTCCTCGACCACCTCGCCCTCGCCTGGGCGACCCGCGATCTCGCGCGCTACCTCGAGGGCGAGGAGCCCAGCACCTGGTCCACGACGGTCGACCTCGGTCCGGCCGGTGCGCCCGAGGTCATCCGGTGGGGGCGCCACCCCTACTGCGGCTGCGCCTGGGACGGCTTCCTCGACCTGCCCTGATCCCGGGCCGGAGGCTCACCACCAGTCGCTGTCGAGCTTGGCCTCCATGGCCCGCAGGTGGGCGCGCGAGCAGGTGTCGCAGTAGCAGCGGGTCTGGCCGCGTTCGACCGACGTGCTCCAGGTCAGAGGAAGGGTGTCGCCGTCGGCCGCCCGGCCGCAGAAGTCGCAGGTCACCGCCACGCACCCAGGGTAGGTCGAGGTCCTGCGGAAAAATGCCGGAAGGGCCGGCCCGACGATCGGTCGGTCCGGCCCTTCCTACTCACCCGCGATCAGGTGCCCTCCGAGGAGGCCTCGAAGAAATCCGGTCTCGCTGGTCCGTGGTGCGGACTCAGAGTGCGCGAGCGAGGGCGAGACGAGCCTGCTGCGCAGCACGCTCGGCCTTGCGGCTCAAGCGGCGAGCGCGGGCCATCCTGCTGGCCGCGCGCAGCTGCTGCGCCTCTCCCAGGCGCATGGCCATCTGCGCACGCGCCAGCTCTTCGTTCATCAGGTGGGACATCTCAAGCTCCAATGGTCGTTCGGGAAGGTTCGTTCGGGATTCGGGTGGACTACGCCGCGGCGTCCTTGCGCGGGCGGCCCCGGGGCCGCTTGCGCGGGATCACCACGCCGGCCAGGAACAGCTCGCCGCCCCAGACACCCCACGGCTCACGCCGTTCGAGGGCGCCCGAGAGACACATGCTCTGGACCGGGCAGTCCAGGCACAGCGCCTTCGCGGCCTCGACGTCCGACGGGGACTCGGCGAACCACAGCTCCGCGTCGTTCAGCCGGCACGGCAGCAGCTCGTCCAGCGTCGGCTCGAGAACACTGGTCGTCATCTGCTTCTTCACCTCCTCAACTCAATGCACCTGATCGCGTTGTCATTTCCGTGGGATCCGGGAGGACTTCGCGGTTCTCGGTCTGAGAAGTACGAAGGCCGCGGATCCCGGTCTATTCGGGTTCCGCGGCCTGGAGGCTGCCGAGCTGATCAGTCGTCAGATCGGTGGGCTCCAGGCGAGGAGACCCGGGACGGTGGCGGCATTGCTGCCACGGTGGTCCGTGCCGGCGATGGCGCGCTCCCGCTTGGCATCGATGGCCACGACGGCGAACGGCGCACCCGCAAACGGCGCAACGGTGGTCGGAACCGTGGCCGGACGCGCGGCGATGCCCTGGACCTCGAGGGTCGCAAGGGCAGCGGTGGCACAACCGAGGGTCGCGGACAGCGTGGGCTGCCAGGCGGACGTCATCACCGGGAAGACCGGGTTCATCGTCATGTTCTCCATCAGGGCCACCTCCTTCGGTGCGTACGGGCGCCAGCCGTGCCAGGGCTGTGATGCGCAGTGGAACTTGCCTGACGACCGTAATGGCCCGTCATCAGGACGCGCAAATCATTTATCGGGATTTTTCGAGGTTTTTTCAAACCCGGCGTCGGGAGCCTCCTCAGCCGCCCTCGGCGACGAGCGCGAGCACCGCCTCGCCGTACCGCTCGATCTTGTGGGGACCCACCCCGTTGACCTTCGCCAACGCGGCGATCGAGGCCGGCTTGTGCTCGGCGATCAGCTCGAGGGTCGCGTCGGTGAACACGACGTACGCCGGCAGCGGCTTGCCGTCCTCGCCGCCCTCTCGCGCGATCTCCAGGCGCCAGGCCTTGAGCCGCTCGAACAGCGCCTCGTCGTAGCGCACCGGGTGGTGGGCGCAGCGGCCGCGCTTCTTCTCCGCCGCGCTCGACAGCGGCTGGAGGCAATCACGGCAGCGGGCGACCTTGGTCCGGCCGCGGGTCTGCTGAGGCTGCTGGCCGGCCGGGAGCATCGGGACGATGAACCGCGAGGGCTGCCGCCGCGGCGCCTGCCCGGGGTTGCGGGCGGCCGACCACGACACACTCAGCTCGCGCCGAGCCCGGGTGACGCCGACGTAGAGCAGGCGCCGCTCCTCCTCGACCGCGTCGGGCCGGGCGCCGCCCTGCTCGGCGTAGACGATCGGCACCGTGCCGTCCTGGACGCCGCAGCAGAACACGGCGTCCCACTCCAGGCCCTTGGCGGCGTGGAAGGTCGCCAGGGTGACGCCGTCGGCGCTCGGCGCGTGCTGCTCGGTCGCACGCCGGTCGAGCTCCTGCACGAAGCTCGCGACCGAGGCCTCGATGCCGTGCTCGGTGGCGAACTCCTCGGCCTGGTCGGCCAGTGCCTGGAAGGACTCCCACCGATCGCGGACCTGTCCCCGGGAGGTCGGCGGCTCGGCCGTCCACCCCATGCCGCCGAGCACCCCCTTGACGACCTCGAGCCACGGGCTGTCGTCGCCCTCGCCCGAGCGTGCGGCCCCCCGCAGCCGGGTGACGGCCTCCAGCACCTCGCGCCGCTCGAAGAACCGGGCCGCGCCGCGGACGACATAGGGGATCCCGCGGTCGGCCAGGGCGTCCTCGAAGGTCTCGGACTGGGCGTTGATGCGAAACAGCACCGCCATCTCGCCGTACGTCGTCCCGGCGCGCTGCAGCCGCAGGATCCGGTCGGCCACACCGCGGGCCTCGGCGACCTCGTCGGGCTCGCCCACGAACCGGACCGCCGAGCCGGACCCCTGCTGCGAGCGCAGGTCCACGCCCGCACTCGACGTCCCCGCCAGCAGGGTGTTGGCGGTCGCGACCACCTCCGGCGTCGAGCGGTAGTTGCGCACCAGCTCGATCGAGGTCGTGCCCGGGTAGCGCTTCGGGAAGTCGCGGAGGTAGTTCGCGTCGGCGCCCGCGAAGCTGTAGATCGTCTGGGCCGGGTCGCCGACCACGCACAACTCGTCGCGCCCGCCCAGCCACAGGTCGAGCAGCGCGGACTGCAGGGGCGAGACGTCCTGGAACTCGTCGACGACGAACCATTTGTACTGCCGCCGCACCTGCGCCGCGACCCGTTCGTCGGAGGCCAGCACGCCCGCGGTCAGCAGCAGGACGTCCTCCATGTCCATCCGGCCCTGGTCGCGCTTGACCTGCTCGTAGGCCGCGATCACCCGCCCGATCGTCTCCGGCGTCTGGTCGGCGACCGAGCGTCCCTTGGCCGGCGCGATCCGCGGGTAGTCGTCGGCGCCGACATTGCTGACCTTGGCCCACTCGATCTCGGAGGCCAGGTCGCGCAGCAGCGCCTGCTCGGCGCGCAGGCCCAGCGTGCGGCACGCCGCGGCCAGCATCGGGATCTTGGACTCGGTGAGGGTCGGCAGCTCGGTGCCGTGCACGTGCGGCCAGAAGTAGCGCAGCTGGCGCAGCGCCGCGCTGTGGAAGGTCCGTGCCTGCACCCCCGGGGCGCCGAGCTGGCGCAGCCGCTGCCGCAGCTCACCGGCGGCCCGCGTGGTGAAGGTGACCGCCAACACCTCGGTCGGCGCATAGACCCCCGTCATCACCCCGTGGGCGATCCGGTGGGTGATCGCCCGCGTCTTGCCCGTCCCCGCGCCCGCCAGGACCCGCACCGGCCCCCGCAGCGTCTCGGCCACCTGTCGCTGCTCCGGGTCGAGCGCGGAGAGGAGTCGTTCGATGGACTCGGACATGGCGGGGGAACATCTCCTTCACGGGCATGGTTGGGTGGACGCACAGACCCTAGACGGCGGAGGCGACACAACGATGAGCTCGTTCACGATGTACACCACTCCCTGGTGCGGCTACTGCAAGCGGCTCAAGAGCCAGCTCGACCGGGAGGGCATCGCCTACGACATCGTCGACATCGAGCAGCAGCCCGAGGCCGCCGCGATCGTCGAGTCGGCCAACAACGGCAACCAGACCGTGCCGACCCTGGTCTACACCGACGGCACCGCGCAGACCAACCCCAGCGTCGCCCAGGTCAAGGCCAAGCTCGACGAGCTGGAGCAGATCGGAGCCTGAGCCGAGGGCGGCTCACCAGCTGCCCGGGAGCGGAGCGCCGTACCAGTCCTCGACGAGCGAGCGGCTGATCGAGACCCCACCGGGCAGCACCAGCGTTCCCGCGTGGGCCTGCTCCCGCATCTCCTCGCGGGTGAACCATCGCGCGTCCTCGACCTCGTCGTCGTCCAACCGGATCTGCTCGGACACCGCCCGGCCGTGGAAGCCCAGCATCAGGCTCGACGGCAGCGGCCAGGGCTGGTTGCCGAAGTAGCTCACCTCGCCGACCGCGACCCCGGTCTCCTCCAGCACCTCGCGGCGTACGGCGTCCTCCAACGACTCCCCCGGCTCGCAGAACCCGGCCAGCGTCGAGAACCGTCCCTCCGGCCAGGTCCGGTTGCGTCCGAGCAGGCATCGCTCGTCCGGCGCTCCCGGCTCGCCCGCCGCGATCAGCATGATCACCGCCGGGTCCGAGCGCGGGAACTGCGGCTTCCCGCAGCCGGTGCACACCAGCTCGTGCCCGGCCGCCCGCGCGACGAGCGCCCCGCCGCAGCGGGGGCAGAACCGGTGCGCCCAGTGCCACTCGGCCAGCCCGATCGCGTGGAACACCAGGGGCGCGACCCCCGGCCCGTCCGCCGCGCCGCCCCCGAGGAACGGGAGCAGCCCGCGCAGCGGCAGCCAGCGCTCCGGCTCGGCCTTCGCGACCTCGCCCGGCACGATCACTGCCCACCAGGTCACGTCGCCGCGCGCGCCCAACAGCACCCGTACGCCGTCCGGCGCGTCCGCCGTCGAGACCCACTCCAGCCCGTCGGGGCCGGGGCGGACCCGGGTGCCGGCGATCACCAGCACCTGCCCGGTCGGATCGGCCCACCGCTCCGCCAGCCACGCCTCGTCGGTCCGGAGCAGTCCGAGTCGGTCGTGCGGATCGGCGACCAGGGACAGGTGCGGAAACGTCACGCCACGAGACTAGTCGGGGCTAATCTGGGTCATGGACGCCAGCACCCTCCGAGCCGCGCAGGCACCGTTGAAGGAGCGCTACCGCGCCGACCCCGCGACGGCACGCACGACCACCGCCGCCACCGGCGACTACCGGGCACCGGACGTCACCGCCACGATCGGCGGCTTCGCCGGCCCGGTCCGCGCCGGACTCCACACCGCCACCGGGGGCGACGGCAGCGACGCCTGCTCGGCCGACCTCCTGCTCCAGGCCGTCCTCGCCTGCGCCGGCGTGACCCTGCGGGCCGTCGCCATCGCCATGGGCGTCGAGATCCGCACCGCACGGCTCCGCGCCGACGGCTGGTGGGACGCCCGTGGCACGCTCGGGATCGACCGCGCCGCACCCGTCGGTGTCCAGGACATCGTGGTCACCCTCGCTGTCGACACCGACGCGGACGACGCCGCGCTGGACCGCCTCGCGACCGCCACCGAGCGCTACTGCGTGGTCGGGCGCAGCCTGGCCCAGCCACCGGAGATCCGGGTCGTGCGCATCTGACCCGGGCCACGACGGCGGCATCGTCCCTCAGCGCAGCAGGGCCTCCACCTCCTCGCGGCCCGGCAGTCCGTCGGGCTCCACGAGCTCGCCGGTGCGGACGTAGAAGAAGCCCGCCCGAACCCGATCGGGATCGATGCCCTCGAGCTCCGCCCACGCCAGCCGGTAGAGCGCGAGCTGCAGCGGATCGGCGCCGTGCCGGGCCCCGGTCTTCCAGTCGACCACGAGGAAGGAGCCGTCGGGCTCGGCGTAGACAGCGTCGATCCGCCCTCGAACGACCTGACGTGCGCCGCCGTCCGTGCCGAGGACGAGGGCGAACGGGGCCTCGACCGCGTGCGGCTCGCGGCTGCCGAAGGGCCCCTCCTCGAAGCGGGCCACCAGCTCCTTGAGGTCCGCCTCGTCGTCGATGCCGGCGTCGGCGCGGCCGGCGAGCTCGTCGGGGTCGAAGAGGCCCTGCTGGCCGAACCGGGCCTCGACCCACGCGTGGAAGCGGGTCCCGAACCGCGCGGCCGGAGCGGGCGGGCGCGGCATCGGCCGCGCCAGCTCACGGGCGAAGGCCTCCGGGTCATCGCGCAACCGGCTCAGCGCGGTGGCCGAGAGCGACGACGGAAGCGGGACGACGACCTCACTGCCGGCCGTCGACGCGAGACGGGCCTCGGCGAGGAGCTGCTCGATCTCGGCATCCCACTCCGCGACCCGGGCCGCCGTGACGATGTCGAGTCCGGGATCGGGCGCGGACGGGTCGGCCGCAGCCACCCGGGCCGCCGCGTCGAGGCGGCGCCGCGCCTCCTCTCCCATGCCATCGACCGGCCAGGGCCGCGACGGGTCCTCGGCGTCATAGGGGTTGGCCGCTCCCTTCTCAGGCCGGGTGAGCCACGGCTCGGGGGCCAGGTCCCAGGAGGTGAGCGTCTCGCGCACCGACTCCTGGAAGGACGAGGGACCGTAGGGCGTCTTCCTCGGTCCCCACTGGTAGGACGACACCGTGAGCCGGTGGGCCGCGCGGGTGAAGGCGACGTAGCCGAGCCGCAGTTCCTCGTCGGCCTCGTGCGCCTTCGAACGCCGCCGGTAGTCGTCGAGCGCGGCCTTGTCGAAGCCCTCGAGCTGGGGGAGGTCGCCCGCGTCGCCGCGCAGCGGCGCCGGCAGCACCGCCGGGGACGACATCCACAGCGTCCGTCCCTGCGCGGAGGGGAAGCGGGACTCGCAGACTCCGACACAGAACACGGTGTCCCACTCCAGCCCCTTGGAGCGGTGCACGGTGAGCAGCTTGACGGAGTCGGCCTCGGTCGGCGTCGCGACGTCGAGGCCGTTGCCCTGGTCGTCCTCGGCGGTGAGATAGGCGAGCAGGGCCGGCAGGGAGACGTCGCCGTCGACGGCCTGGAAGTCGGCGACCGCCTTGACGAACAGGTCGAGGTTGTCGCGGCGGGCAGCGGCGGCCGGGCTCACCGCCGAGGCGAGCTCCACGTCGGCACCGGTGACGTCGACGATCCGGCGGACCAGGTCGAGCAGCGGCTCCCCCACGGCCGAGCGCAGCAGGCGCAGCTCGTCGCGCAGCAGCCCGAACCGCGACCGGGCCTCGTCGGAGTAGGCCGCCTCCCCCGGATCGGCCAGCGCGTCGTCGAGGCACGGGATCTCGGCAGGGTCGATGCCGTCGGCGATCGCGACGAGCTGCTCGGCCACGGACACCTGCTCGACCGCCCGGCCGCGGCGGCCCGCCAGCTCGCCGGCACGTTGACCGAGCAGACGCAGGTCGCGCGGCCCGATCGCCCAGCGTGGCCCGGCGAGCAGGGTCAGCAGGGCGGCGTTGTCGGTGACGTCGTGCAACAGCCGCAGCACTGCCACGATCTCGGCGATCTCGGGCAGCCGCAGCAGCCCGGAGAGGCCGACGATCTCGACGGGGATGCCTGCCGTGGTCAGCGCGTCGAAGACCAGCTCGGCGTGCGCGTTGTCGCGGGTGAGCACGCCGATGCCGGCCCAGTCGCCCGGGTCGCCGCCGTAGGCCCCGCGCACCGCCTCGGCCAACCAGGCGAGCTCGTCGCGCTGTGTCTCGAAGGTGAGTGCCTCGACCACGCCGGCGGTCGCGCCGTCGGGCGCCCGCAGCCGCGCCACACCCGCGCCACGCAGCTCCAGGGCGTCGTAGAGCGGCTCGGCGAGCCGGCTGGCGACCGCGAGGATCCGGCGGTCGGAGCGCCGGTTGACGGTCAGCGCGTAGGTCGTGGAGGTGCCGTCGACCGCCGGGAAGGTGGTGGCGAAGTTGAGGATGTTGGCGACCGACGCGCCGCGCCAGCCGTAGATCGCCTGGTTGGGGTCGCCGACCGCCGTCACCGCGTGGCCGAGCCCGGTGTCGGGATCGGGGCCGGAGAACAGCCGGGAGAGCATGATCGCCTGGGCGACGGAGGTGTCCTGGTATTCGTCGAGCAGCACCACCTTGAACCTCCCGCGCTCGACGGCGCCGACCTCGGGCCGCTCGGCGGCGAGCCGGGCGCCGAGCTCGATCTGGTCGGAGAAGTCCATCAGGCCCAGGTCGCGCTTGAGCCGTCGGTACGCCGCCACGAGCTGCAGCAGCTCGGCACGCCGATCGATCGCGTTGATCGCCTTGTCGCCGGCATCGACGTAGGTCTTGCGCGCCTTGCCGGCCAACTCCTCCTCACGCGCCCGCTCGAAGCCGCGCCGTGCCGCGGCGTCGTGCTCGAGCACCCGCTCGGGGGTGACCAGGTGCTCGCTCATCGCCGCGTCGAGGGCGAGCAGGTTCTGGATCGCGGTCTCCGGGTGGTCGGTCAGCAGGTCGATCTGACCGGTGAACCGGTCGACGGCCCGCGCGCCGAGCTGGTAGCGCGCGGCGTCGGTGATCACCCGGGTGTCGGGCTCGTGCCCGATCCGCAGGCCGTGGTCGGTGAGCAGACCGGAGGCGTAGGCGTTGTAGGTCGCGACGGTCGGCTCGAGCACCTCGTCGGTCTCGTCGCCGGCGCCGGGCCCGCCAGGACCGCCGGGAGCACCGACCTCGTCGAGCGCGCCGGCGTCGCGCAGCGCCGTCCGGATCCGCTGCCGCAGCTCGGCGGCGGCCTTGGTCGTGAAGGTCAGGCCGAGCACCTCCTCGGGCCGGACCTGGCCGGTGAGCACGAGGTAGACGACCCGGGCGGCCATCAGCGTGGTCTTGCCCGACCCCGCCCCGGCGATGACGACGGCGGGGCGCAGCGGCGCACTGATCGCGGCCCACTGCTCCTCGCTCGGCGGGAAGGGCGCCTTCATCGCCCGCTGCAGGTCGGCGGGGGTCTCGATCGCCATCGGGATCCGGGCGGCGGTCGCGGCGGTCACTGGGTCACCACCGCTCCCGCGCTCTTGGCCGGGCACAGCGACACGAACGTGCAGGTGCGGCACTGCTGGCCGGCGACCGCCGGGAACCGCTCCGTGCGGATCAGCGACGCGGCGTGGGTCAGCCGGGCGCGCAGCTCGTCGCGCTCCGGTCCGTCGTCGGCGTGGAGCGGCTGGCGCTGGACGGTCGCGTCGGGTCCGCCGTCGGTCAGTCCGAGCTGGACCAGCTCGGCGCCACCGGCCCGGCGCGGTGCGGCGTCGGGCTCCCCCGGCGGCGGGTCGAGCGCACCGTGGTCGACGGCGTACTGGTAGAGCGCGAGCTGGACGTGGGTCTTGACGGACACGTCGCTGGGCTTCGAGCGGCCGGTCT
This region of Nocardioides sp. L-11A genomic DNA includes:
- a CDS encoding PHP domain-containing protein, with amino-acid sequence MTEHGYDGTPVAALRRIAFLLERGRADSYKVKAYRGAASAVLPLPPDEVAARAAAGTLTELPGVGASTARVIAAAVAGRMPEKLAEVEEQYGAPLTADGVGTALRARLRGDLHSHSDWSDGGSPIEEMAMTAMELGHEYLVLTDHSPRLKVARGLSAERLTRQLGVVEAVNDHLADGGFRLLKGIEVDILDDGALDQTEEMLGRLEVRVASVHSKLAMDPEPLTRRMVAAVRNPFTNVLGHCTGRLVTGNRGTRAESRFDARAVFEACAEEGVAVEINSRPERRDPPTRLLELARDVGCLFSIDSDAHAPGQLDYPLLGCERAEAAGIDADRIVNTWPVERLLEWAAP
- a CDS encoding enoyl-CoA hydratase-related protein — protein: MSETAVNAPEPPSLTHLRLERPSAGVALLVLDQPDLRNAMSDEMTESWVRAVDHLAGDASVRVVVVTGEGSAFCSGGNLSWLASEPDASVDDLRARMLPFYRAWLSIRRLEVPTIAAINGAAIGAGLCMALACDLRYAARGARMGVPFTRLGIHPGMAGTHLLPGVVGAAAARDLFLTGRLVDADEALGLGLVSRVWEPADFRAGVLEAAADVAAAAPIATRLTKRALQHGHASIESALEWEGLAQPVTLATADLLEGIRAAQEKRPPVFTGR
- a CDS encoding DUF5679 domain-containing protein translates to MAETWSGEFYCVKCKEKREAEGEVKVNEKGTRMAKAVCPVCGTNLNRILGKA
- a CDS encoding WhiB family transcriptional regulator, which codes for MTTSVLEPTLDELLPCRLNDAELWFAESPSDVEAAKALCLDCPVQSMCLSGALERREPWGVWGGELFLAGVVIPRKRPRGRPRKDAAA
- a CDS encoding ATP-dependent DNA helicase UvrD2; translated protein: MSESIERLLSALDPEQRQVAETLRGPVRVLAGAGTGKTRAITHRIAHGVMTGVYAPTEVLAVTFTTRAAGELRQRLRQLGAPGVQARTFHSAALRQLRYFWPHVHGTELPTLTESKIPMLAAACRTLGLRAEQALLRDLASEIEWAKVSNVGADDYPRIAPAKGRSVADQTPETIGRVIAAYEQVKRDQGRMDMEDVLLLTAGVLASDERVAAQVRRQYKWFVVDEFQDVSPLQSALLDLWLGGRDELCVVGDPAQTIYSFAGADANYLRDFPKRYPGTTSIELVRNYRSTPEVVATANTLLAGTSSAGVDLRSQQGSGSAVRFVGEPDEVAEARGVADRILRLQRAGTTYGEMAVLFRINAQSETFEDALADRGIPYVVRGAARFFERREVLEAVTRLRGAARSGEGDDSPWLEVVKGVLGGMGWTAEPPTSRGQVRDRWESFQALADQAEEFATEHGIEASVASFVQELDRRATEQHAPSADGVTLATFHAAKGLEWDAVFCCGVQDGTVPIVYAEQGGARPDAVEEERRLLYVGVTRARRELSVSWSAARNPGQAPRRQPSRFIVPMLPAGQQPQQTRGRTKVARCRDCLQPLSSAAEKKRGRCAHHPVRYDEALFERLKAWRLEIAREGGEDGKPLPAYVVFTDATLELIAEHKPASIAALAKVNGVGPHKIERYGEAVLALVAEGG
- a CDS encoding mycoredoxin; the encoded protein is MSSFTMYTTPWCGYCKRLKSQLDREGIAYDIVDIEQQPEAAAIVESANNGNQTVPTLVYTDGTAQTNPSVAQVKAKLDELEQIGA
- the nudC gene encoding NAD(+) diphosphatase, translating into MTFPHLSLVADPHDRLGLLRTDEAWLAERWADPTGQVLVIAGTRVRPGPDGLEWVSTADAPDGVRVLLGARGDVTWWAVIVPGEVAKAEPERWLPLRGLLPFLGGGAADGPGVAPLVFHAIGLAEWHWAHRFCPRCGGALVARAAGHELVCTGCGKPQFPRSDPAVIMLIAAGEPGAPDERCLLGRNRTWPEGRFSTLAGFCEPGESLEDAVRREVLEETGVAVGEVSYFGNQPWPLPSSLMLGFHGRAVSEQIRLDDDEVEDARWFTREEMREQAHAGTLVLPGGVSISRSLVEDWYGAPLPGSW
- a CDS encoding OsmC family protein, which produces MDASTLRAAQAPLKERYRADPATARTTTAATGDYRAPDVTATIGGFAGPVRAGLHTATGGDGSDACSADLLLQAVLACAGVTLRAVAIAMGVEIRTARLRADGWWDARGTLGIDRAAPVGVQDIVVTLAVDTDADDAALDRLATATERYCVVGRSLAQPPEIRVVRI
- a CDS encoding ATP-dependent DNA helicase, which gives rise to MTAATAARIPMAIETPADLQRAMKAPFPPSEEQWAAISAPLRPAVVIAGAGSGKTTLMAARVVYLVLTGQVRPEEVLGLTFTTKAAAELRQRIRTALRDAGALDEVGAPGGPGGPGAGDETDEVLEPTVATYNAYASGLLTDHGLRIGHEPDTRVITDAARYQLGARAVDRFTGQIDLLTDHPETAIQNLLALDAAMSEHLVTPERVLEHDAAARRGFERAREEELAGKARKTYVDAGDKAINAIDRRAELLQLVAAYRRLKRDLGLMDFSDQIELGARLAAERPEVGAVERGRFKVVLLDEYQDTSVAQAIMLSRLFSGPDPDTGLGHAVTAVGDPNQAIYGWRGASVANILNFATTFPAVDGTSTTYALTVNRRSDRRILAVASRLAEPLYDALELRGAGVARLRAPDGATAGVVEALTFETQRDELAWLAEAVRGAYGGDPGDWAGIGVLTRDNAHAELVFDALTTAGIPVEIVGLSGLLRLPEIAEIVAVLRLLHDVTDNAALLTLLAGPRWAIGPRDLRLLGQRAGELAGRRGRAVEQVSVAEQLVAIADGIDPAEIPCLDDALADPGEAAYSDEARSRFGLLRDELRLLRSAVGEPLLDLVRRIVDVTGADVELASAVSPAAAARRDNLDLFVKAVADFQAVDGDVSLPALLAYLTAEDDQGNGLDVATPTEADSVKLLTVHRSKGLEWDTVFCVGVCESRFPSAQGRTLWMSSPAVLPAPLRGDAGDLPQLEGFDKAALDDYRRRSKAHEADEELRLGYVAFTRAAHRLTVSSYQWGPRKTPYGPSSFQESVRETLTSWDLAPEPWLTRPEKGAANPYDAEDPSRPWPVDGMGEEARRRLDAAARVAAADPSAPDPGLDIVTAARVAEWDAEIEQLLAEARLASTAGSEVVVPLPSSLSATALSRLRDDPEAFARELARPMPRPPAPAARFGTRFHAWVEARFGQQGLFDPDELAGRADAGIDDEADLKELVARFEEGPFGSREPHAVEAPFALVLGTDGGARQVVRGRIDAVYAEPDGSFLVVDWKTGARHGADPLQLALYRLAWAELEGIDPDRVRAGFFYVRTGELVEPDGLPGREEVEALLR